The Candidatus Margulisiibacteriota bacterium genome segment TAATTATCCATTAGGTTGTTTTAATTATGGAAAGTATCTTTTCAGGTTGGGTTATCTTGAGAAAATGCAGGACGTTTTAGTTGCTTTATTTTAGGATATTACAATAGCTTCAAATCCAGACTCTATTTTTATCGCAAGATCAGTTGAAAAGGATTGCATCGCTTTTGACTGTTTGATAGATTCATCGTAAATATCTCTAAAGAAATTGGCAGGTATTACCTTGTTATTGTTTTCATCTGTAAATACAAAATAATCTGAAAGCAGTTTTTCTTGTTTTCCTAGTTCAATAATTCTTTCGTCTTCCTTTGAAATTTTATACTGTTTATCGAGTTTATAGCAGAATTCATATAGTAAATTATGTAATAATCCAATTTGGTATTTTTCAACATATGTAAATAAAAGTGATAGTCCCATTCCCCAAATAGAGGATACGAACGCTGTTCCCATGCCAGATAATAATAATTCTATACTATTTTTTATTTGTTCAGTTGAAGTTGTACTGAAATTCGAAATACCATAAGTTAAACCGACAAACGTTCCTAAAACCCCAAATCCTACAAGTAAGCTCGGGATTGATGATATTAATTTAAGATTTGTTTGACTCTCTAAAAGATTTTTTTCATTAAAATAATCATAAGCGTATTCATCAGTTTTCTGATTTTCAGACAATTTAATAAAAGTATCTTTATAGTCCATCCAAATTTTATTGAGCATCGGGCTTTTGTCGATGGTGTTATCTGGCAAATTGTTAATAGAATCTTTTAAATCTTTTCGAATTAATCTAATAGTTTTTAGAATAGGGTACAAACCAACGACACAGATGATTATTGTAGCAATTACCCAATAAACAGTTAAGGTATTCCCATCAATATGAATAATTGATTTGTATGGAAATAATTTTTCAAAAAAATCCATTTTATATAGCTCCTTTAAAAGACCATGGTTTATTATTTTGAATAGTGTTCAATTATTTTATTGTCTTTATCTGAATATAACACTATTATTCTACAAAATACTATCAATAGCAATCTTTTGTCAGATGACAGGACGTCAGCCGACTCTTCTTTTGTGCGCGAATGATGCGGTCTTGAGGCTAGGAGTTGGTCCGATCAAAAACAGAGGTGGCATAATGTTACATAAGTTATTATTATACGAAGTTTTCTTATGTTTTCTTTTCCTCATTGCAGCTACTTTCTCGTCAGTGCCATAGTTGACACTTTTCTATCTTTATCCCGGTTTCTATAATAAAGAGAGTTTGTTTCAGGATAGGAACGGAACAAGATCTATATTTTATTTCTTTAACCTTCTAGTGAATCGAACACTATCACGATACCCATCTTCATTTTTTCCGTATAACGACTAAGCTCACCTGCCGCTTGTCTCCAATATTTTGCTTCTAAACAAACCCTTGCCTTATTAAAGGCATTCACTATCTAGATAGCTCAACACAAAGCGGTCTGGTGCAGCGTTTTGTTAGGTGTTATTAACCTTAGCTGCATTGTACCAAGTTTTGATGTAACTCATTGTTAATAAACTTGGATTCTTAGTTACGTGTGCCTTAAACCATGAAAACATACCATCCCAATCTGATAATTTGCCTGGATCATTCAATTCCCAGCCAAGTTCTTCCAAAAGCCAATTGGATTTCATGCTATTAGTAATCATAGAGCAGCATACCCAATTGTTTCTTGTATCTTCTCCGCCTCGCGATATTGGGATAACGTGGTCTATAGTAGGAAATAGTTCCCAAAAAGCAATATGCCCCATATCCATTTTACCATTCTTATGATACGGAAAGGTTTTTGGTAAGTAATGTGAGATTAATCGAAGTGCTGGAGGATAAACCAGTTTTGTGCCACGATAGCGATCAATGAAACCGTCACGCACAAATATATCTGTCATTTGTCGTGGTGTATATTGCCGACTAGTCTTGGTAATAGGTATAAATGGGTAATCAGCATCAATGAGCCTTCCAGCCTCTTCAAGCTGCGTATTGTCTAAGAGATTACAAACAGTTCTAATGATAGCCTGACGGCCTTTGATCATTTTTATGCACCTAATTGACCAAGCTCACCTGCCGCTTTTATTATATTATTTTTCCATGATGCCCAATAGTTTTGGGATTCGTCAAAATCTTCTTGAGAAGGCGTAAACAAAATCATAAGGTGCACCGTTTTGTTATGTGGTTAATATATGATTAATTTCTTTTATTAAAACAGGCAAGTGTTTTGTCACTGCGTCCCAAACTAATCGTTCATCTATTATGTCATATCCATGAGCCAATATATTTCTAAAACCAATGATTCGCTGATACTCGCTTACAGACGCTAGAATTTCCTCATCAATTCTCTTTATTCTATATAAAGCTTCACCCACGATCTCAAACTCTCGTTCCAGCGCCTTTTGTAATAACCTACTTTGTTCAAATTCACTAAAGGTTTTATCTTTAACAAAGTCATTAATTTCTTCAGAAGCTGAAATGATATCAAGAAAACTCTTCCTTATTCTATCGTTCATATATGGTTACCTTAGTAGCACTTACAGATTTCTGGAATAAGGGGTTATTAAACTTTTTTTCTATAACAAGATCTACCGTACGTTCAAAAATATTTTCAAGATTTTCTTTGAGTTGAAAATATATCTCAAATCTATCTAAGTCTTCTCTATCATCAATTGATACCAAAACGTCAATATCACTTTGATCTGAAAAGTTATCATTGAGAATAGAACCAAACAAAGATAACCTTTTTATAGGCAAGGCATTACACGTTTTATTAATATTTGGTTTATACTGTTCTAAATCTATCATAATAATCATATTTTACCTGAAGATTGAAAATTTCACTATATTTTATTTGTAATAAACTCAGCAGTATGTTCCGCCTTAGTGAATCATATCTTAATCTTTTCGAAAAATATGAAGGTGGTCTGGGGTTCTCCACATAACGACTAAGCTCACCTGCCGCTTAGCCCTCTAACATTTTACTGCTATACTAACCATGCTTTATTAATAGTCATAATCTTTTAGAGAAGTCAGCTCATTATTTTCATGTCGGCCAGCTTCTTGAATTCTTCAGTGCTATCTCGTTACCTGTAATTTTCTTAAGCCGTCCAGCACAGTAATTCCGTATTTTATTCCTCAGCTTTTTTTGTGAAACGGCCACTATCACTATGCCTATCTGCTTCTTCATTTTTTCCCACCTAACATATTAATATAAAGCAACCCATAATTTAATAAATAAGAACAGAATATCACAATATTATCATGGATACTAACTAAAATTCCTTAATATTGATTCCATCTTTTGCTAAGTATACAATACTTTATAGAAAAACTGTATATTTCCTATTAGAGCGAGAGCGATAATGCGTCCTGCATTATCTCTAATGTCGGCGAAAAAGACTTCTATTGCAGTTACTCCCTATCCTCACCGTCAACAACTCTGTGGCGGTCTTACGACAATACACTTCGTGCGCCTTGCCTCATCTCGATGCTGTTTCGTTTCCGTCAATATGCTAAAAAGAAGCATAGCATATTGCTCCGCCGACATCATCGGGTTCTGTCACATAACACTATAAGCGTCATACGATAAAAAGGTCGACGATTTTACTTAATAGACACAGGAAGATATCCCGACCGATTATCGTATACGCTCTGTTGAACTAAGTAATTGCAGCTGATTTTTTGCTATGGGATTTCAATCATACGGATATTTAATAAAAACTTAATTTACTAACTTTTAAAATTCAAAAATCACTCTGCTTTTTAACAATGTTCTCATATTTACCTCAGAATTTCTTCCAAGCTTAATTGCCTTACTATTTATTTGAAGTTTTTAGCTTTGTTTACTCCGAAAAACCTTCAAACAACGCTTTTTTGTTAGCACGATCCCTATTCCGACTTTTTCGTCAGTTTTTTCCGTAATCATATCTTTCCACCAAACATACATCAGCGATGGCCCTCCTGGTCTTAATCTTTCTGCTATTTGACGCACGGTAAATAATTCGCCCCCACATTTCCGGCAACGACTGACTTCAAATCCACTAAGCCGCACCAATAACTCACGCCATCACTTCCAGCGACATGATCTGCTGCTTATTGCCATCCCTATAATCCTTGTACCTGAAGCTAACTACACCGTCTCGAATCGATATCAACCGATGATTACTAATGGCTATTCGATGCGTATATCTCCCAAGATAATCAATCACATACTCCGCGCTCTTAAATGTCGCCTTACTATATACGACCCATTCCTTGGAATATAAATCATCCAGCATGCTCTGAAACTTTAACTCCCCGGGTATTTTTATCTTTCCTGACTTCTTCATACTTTTAAGTTTACAAAGAAATTTCCCCCGGTATTTTCTTGATAGGTTTTCTACTCTGATAAAAGGTACTTAATGCATCTCGTTACCTCCTTGCACCCCAAAGTCACTTCCAACCCGAATGACTAATTGGTCTCATGGCCCTTTCATCCATTAGGCTCCATACGCTTCCTTTTCATACCCTATGTTTGGGTTCGACGAATCTAACGTAAGAATGAGATTTTCATCTGATTATTATTAACAATAATTACACCGTGTGAAAATATTGCGTGTGGAATTATTGTGTCCGTGGCTAGCAGCAAAGCTGAGATCACGGGAAGAACTTGTTCTGACTAGTGATAATGACATTGCGGAACTTCTGGAGATTGAGCAAGTGCTTGTCGCCGGAAATAATATAACTTGCGTTGCCTTCAACTGCACAGGATATAAAAATATTATCCGAGGGATCAGCAGCAACAACTTCGATATACTCATCAATATAGACAAGAAGAGTATTATTAATGTACCAATGCAGAATATCTTTAATATTTTGGGGTGACAAATTGAATTTAGGATAGCTTAAGATACGAACAAGTTCATCAATGATTTCACGGCATGTTATTATAGTAATGTCGTTATTAGAAACATTTTTTTTTAGGAAATTTAACGACTGGCCTTTGAAAATAAAAGCAGAAACAATTACGTTGTTGTCCAAGACAATACGCATTTATTAGCCTTTTGATTTTCTGACTTCGTTAATAATGTTATCAATTTCAGCTTCATCAAAAGTAGGAGTTGGAATACTATTAGCTATAGATTCAAGATCCATAACCTGTTTATTGATATTCACAGGATGCAAAACCATATCAAACGAAGTGCCCTTCATTTGCTTAAGTTCATCAGGAATATCCATAGTCCCATCTTCATTAACTTTAACTCTATATATATAATTCATACCTAAGATTATACACGACCATCGATTTATATAAAACATATAATTTTTTGATTTTCGTAACAAGGTTTGCGCTTGAGGTGCGTGTAGAGTAGACCACCGACTAATCCATACTTCTCTACCCATACATAGTAAGCAATTTGGCTATATTGCGCATTGTATCTCTGACTTTTACGCCTAATGTGTCGGCATATCGTTTCTCTCATGATCTGCAAAGAAAAAAAGCCTCAGTAATAAAGTTATTGAAAGAAGCTAATATTCCTGACGGAGTTATAACTCACGTAGAACCGGCTGGGGTATGATTAGTTCAGGAAAAGTATCAGTTTACGCCAATTTTCCAAATAATCGACAAGACTTTGCGAATCATATAGTCAGAAATTTCAATGAAGCACTTGGAGTCTATTGGTCCAGAGCAATTGAAACAATAAACCCAATATTTTGGATTGAATTTATTTTAAACTTACCTAAACACCTACTATTCTATTTAGGAATAAAGGATGATAACTGGATCACAAAAAGCACTCAATTGGTCTACTGGATAGGTACAATTATTTACATATTATTTGGCATCAATATAAAGCAAGTTGTGATCAATTTTTAGTATATTTTTTGTTACTATCCGCCGCGTCCTGCGGCTGCAGTTAACAAGCAGACCACAATCAACAAGTTTGCCTGCGCAGGTAATAATTATTTATTTAGTCCTTTAATTGGCGTACTTACGCTGCGACGGACTAACGGCTAAACCCTTCGGGCGTCTTGCCTCGACTCACAGCTGTTTCGGCTCCATGATATGCTAGAAAAAGCATAGCATATTGCTCCACAGACATCAGTGGCCTCGGTTACATTGTAAAATCCGCTCGAATCCGACCACATCATTGACTAAACTGATCCATTAGTTGTATTTAATATACAGGACCGGTCGGAATCACCGGAATCATCGGTCGCTTTCAGCGGAATCTACATTTGAGACAGCATTGCTTGATCCACACGCTTGACTACTCTTTAAATTCTCCTGTTTTTCTTGATCTTCTCGCTATTCTTATCGTTACAGTCTTCAATTCACTGCCACAAAACCGATTGAATTCCCATAGCAACTAAACAGCTTTCTTGCGCGCCTCTGTTCAACGCCGCACTGAAGACATGAGAAGCGACTCCGCCTCCACCCATTCGCGACGCTCACCGGCTTCTCACGATCTTCCGTGCTTTAACATTAGATGGACATTGATAGCTGGAATTATTCGTGGTTCTATTCAGGTACAGGAGTCCCTCAGGTATTTTTGCGCTTTACTTGACTCCTATATGAGCAAACAGTAGCCTCTACTTTTCTTTCTCTTCCGTCACTGATTCATGGAGCTGTTTTAAGCCTATGGCCATCGCCATCTTAAGCGTATTCTGATAGCCCGTACCACTGACCTCCCCTATCTTCATCGCTTCCAGGTACATATCAAAGGGGATCACCATATTAACTCTTTTTACTTCGCCTTTTTTCTTAATTGCTTTGCCGAAATCAAAAACTTCTTCACTGTCGACGGTTTCATAGTAATCAGCTTGTTTGCTAAGCTGTTCATTGTGATCTAGTTTTTTATCATGTTCTAGCATGTTATCCCACCCCTCTAGAATAATCTCTCTTCATTTGTTCTCATCCTTCTTACCGTAACCAATACACCAGTTACTCGATTCACTATGACCGCAAGTCCTTTTCCTCGTACAAACCCGAGTCTCAGATCTATTTCTTCATCAGTCTTACTTGGTACAATAATCGTGTCCACTTCTCCATACACAAGAGCCGCAACATCCTCTATGCTGATATTACGCTCTTCTAGTCTTTCTAAAAAATGAGTACTAAATGTGTATTTCATACATCAATTATACACCAATTCTTATAATCAGCAAAGCCATAAGTGCGTTAAAAGAGGCGCAAAAATTTATGATTTCAGGCTTCGTCCGTCAGGAAAGATTGGCCACTACCGTTTTCTAATGATGAGCGACAATTAGAAATACCGGGCAGGAATTATAGTTGACGTTTATCATTTGGAAAATTATTTTTGCATGATAAAAGTCAATTGCTCAACTATAATATACCTTATAAGATATAAAATATTAATTGAAATATATCCTAAAAGGTATACAATATAAGAATGGAAAAACTAAAACTACTACAAATAAGCGAAAGATTCAAATCAGTAAAGCATATCCCAGGTTGGATTAAAGGCCTTGGCTCTTGCAGCAGTCAGATTAAATCTATTCGTGAAGCGTTTGGCATGACACAGAAACAACTTGCTAAACGAATAAAATCAACGCAAATAATAGTATCTCGACTAGAAAGCAATGAGACTAATCCAACAATTGAAACATTAACCAAAGTAGCGGATGCTCTTAATTGTGAGTTAATTATCTCATTTATACCAAAAATAGAAATAGATGCAGTAGTTG includes the following:
- a CDS encoding HNH endonuclease, with product MIKGRQAIIRTVCNLLDNTQLEEAGRLIDADYPFIPITKTSRQYTPRQMTDIFVRDGFIDRYRGTKLVYPPALRLISHYLPKTFPYHKNGKMDMGHIAFWELFPTIDHVIPISRGGEDTRNNWVCCSMITNSMKSNWLLEELGWELNDPGKLSDWDGMFSWFKAHVTKNPSLLTMSYIKTWYNAAKVNNT
- a CDS encoding nucleotidyltransferase → MIIMIDLEQYKPNINKTCNALPIKRLSLFGSILNDNFSDQSDIDVLVSIDDREDLDRFEIYFQLKENLENIFERTVDLVIEKKFNNPLFQKSVSATKVTIYER
- a CDS encoding putative toxin-antitoxin system toxin component, PIN family: MRIVLDNNVIVSAFIFKGQSLNFLKKNVSNNDITIITCREIIDELVRILSYPKFNLSPQNIKDILHWYINNTLLVYIDEYIEVVAADPSDNIFISCAVEGNASYIISGDKHLLNLQKFRNVIITSQNKFFP